In one window of Hevea brasiliensis isolate MT/VB/25A 57/8 chromosome 10, ASM3005281v1, whole genome shotgun sequence DNA:
- the LOC110632435 gene encoding uncharacterized protein LOC110632435, with the protein MEIGPKKEVQVVIDNASNNITPGRKLEANFPHLYWTPYAAYYIDLMLEDILKIHVFKETFRKDVELTSFIYGSSGVLNVLQKFTNGVELLRPGQTRFVIAFITLGRIHFENANIRKMFTSESWTSSKWAKR; encoded by the exons ATGGAAATTGGTCCTAAAAAAGAGGTTCAAGTGGTTATAGATAATGCATCAAATAATATTACACCag GGAGAAAATTGGAAGCAAATTTTCCTCATCTATACTGGACTCCATATGCAGCTTATTATATAGATTTGATGTTAGAGGATATTTTAAAGATCCATGTTTTCAAAGAAACATTCCGTAAAGATGTTGAGCTTACTAGTTTCATATATGGCTCTTCAGGAGTTCTAAATGTATTGCAGAAGTTTACTAATGGAGTAGAATTGCTAAGGCCAGGGCAAACTAGATTTGTTATTGCTTTTATTACACTGGGAAGGATTCATTTTGAGAATGCCAACATTAGAAAAATGTTTACTTCAGAAAGCTGGACAAGTAGCAAATGGGCTAAAAGGTGA